Proteins from a single region of Aureibacter tunicatorum:
- a CDS encoding sensor histidine kinase: MKLKKEILQNILILIVIYALREVGEILMGKNGTSLNSELHKHVLTCTFYLSFTTVYFINYLVLVPRFIVQKKYVQYGFSFLGLMLVFACVRFMLEEVILFKIFGEHNYFFEGSNIIGVYLVDSFYYTLVAVLLSVVISLLYRYNEKSQEMHQLELAHQKAQMSALKSQISPHFLFNTLNSFYVELFDTHPETANDILKLCNLLRYVTYETSTDYVTVEKEISFIKDYMYFFERRYEDNFFVELNIHGDVRDEQVPSLILIHFIENVCKHGIISQEDKPAFIDIYINTEENKLEVITKNHINISEKYHESGIGTENIRKRLEVLYGDAFELYYQQDDHQFEAYLSMPLQIISNKTELSHDFIT; this comes from the coding sequence ATGAAGTTGAAAAAGGAAATACTGCAAAATATTCTAATACTTATTGTTATTTACGCGCTTAGGGAAGTGGGAGAAATATTGATGGGGAAGAATGGCACAAGCTTAAATAGTGAATTGCATAAGCATGTTCTTACCTGTACTTTTTATTTGTCATTTACAACTGTATATTTTATAAACTATTTGGTATTGGTTCCAAGGTTTATTGTTCAAAAAAAGTATGTTCAATACGGCTTTTCGTTTTTAGGGCTGATGCTCGTTTTTGCTTGTGTTCGGTTTATGCTTGAAGAAGTGATTCTATTCAAGATTTTTGGCGAGCATAATTATTTCTTCGAAGGTTCAAATATTATTGGGGTTTATCTGGTTGATTCATTTTACTATACCTTGGTGGCTGTTTTATTGAGTGTTGTTATTAGTCTTCTTTACCGATACAATGAGAAGTCTCAAGAAATGCATCAGCTTGAGTTAGCTCATCAAAAAGCGCAAATGTCAGCATTGAAATCGCAAATAAGTCCTCATTTTTTATTCAATACACTTAATAGTTTCTATGTGGAGCTGTTCGACACTCATCCGGAAACAGCGAATGATATATTAAAGCTGTGCAACTTATTAAGGTATGTTACTTATGAGACGAGTACTGATTATGTGACTGTCGAAAAGGAGATTTCATTTATTAAAGATTATATGTATTTTTTTGAGCGTCGTTATGAAGACAATTTTTTTGTTGAGTTGAATATTCATGGAGATGTAAGAGACGAGCAAGTCCCATCCTTGATATTAATTCACTTTATCGAAAATGTCTGCAAGCACGGAATCATCAGTCAGGAAGATAAGCCGGCTTTCATAGACATTTATATCAATACCGAGGAAAATAAACTGGAAGTGATAACGAAAAATCATATAAACATTTCGGAAAAATATCATGAATCAGGAATTGGCACTGAAAATATTAGAAAGAGACTGGAAGTGCTCTATGGGGACGCTTTTGAATTATATTATCAACAAGATGACCATCAATTTGAAGCTTACCTGAGCATGCCATTGCAAATTATTTCAAACAAAACAGAACTGTCGCATGACTTCATTACATAA
- a CDS encoding LytTR family DNA-binding domain-containing protein — protein MTSLHKCIIVDDEPPAIRLMEKFIEKVNFLTVEETFTNPLKALQYVEANQVDVIFLDIQMPEISGIQLSKLISQDIKVIFTTAYSQFALESYDMGAVDYLLKPVSFDRFYKAVMKLQESKMTDAITVTEEYFFVKTDGKNKFVKIFLKDILFVEGLKNYVSIQLKDEKIITYSSLKSFYESLPSQGFIQVHKSFIASIKNISKIDNDLIWIDEHELPLGNTYKKAFFEKIMENQLLKS, from the coding sequence ATGACTTCATTACATAAATGCATCATCGTGGATGATGAACCGCCTGCTATTCGATTGATGGAGAAATTTATCGAAAAGGTTAATTTTCTTACAGTGGAGGAGACGTTTACAAATCCGCTTAAGGCTTTGCAATATGTCGAAGCTAATCAGGTGGATGTAATCTTCTTGGATATACAAATGCCGGAAATTTCCGGAATCCAGCTGTCCAAATTGATTAGTCAGGATATTAAGGTGATTTTCACAACTGCTTATTCCCAGTTTGCTTTGGAAAGCTATGATATGGGAGCAGTGGACTATTTGTTGAAGCCGGTGAGTTTTGACAGATTTTACAAGGCAGTGATGAAGCTTCAAGAATCCAAGATGACCGATGCAATCACTGTGACTGAGGAGTATTTCTTCGTCAAGACCGATGGCAAGAATAAATTTGTTAAGATTTTTCTCAAGGATATTTTGTTCGTAGAAGGGCTGAAAAACTATGTGTCTATCCAGCTTAAAGATGAGAAAATCATCACTTATAGCTCTTTAAAGTCATTTTATGAAAGCCTTCCAAGCCAAGGTTTCATACAGGTGCATAAGTCTTTTATCGCATCGATCAAAAATATCAGCAAGATTGACAATGATTTGATTTGGATCGATGAGCATGAACTGCCACTTGGCAATACATACAAAAAGGCTTTTTT